Part of the Saccharicrinis carchari genome is shown below.
CACCCTGCTTGCCGGTAATACCATGCTACTTAAACATGCTTCTAATGTTTCGGCTTGTGCACTGGCCATTGAGGAACTGTTCCGCGAGGCAGATTTCCCCAATGATGTGTTTCGTACGGTGCTGGTATCGGGTCAAAAAGTAGAAAAAATGATTGCCCACAAAAGCATTGCGGCCGTTACCCTTACCGGAAGCGATAAAGCCGGCCGCTCCGTGGCGCAATCTGCCGGAAGTCACCTTAAAAAGTGTGTTTTAGAGCTGGGTGGAAGCGATCCATACATAATACTGGACGACGCCGATTTGGATTTGGCCGTGCAGACCTGCGTTAAAGGAAGGTTACTTAACGCCGGACAAAGCTGTATAGGTGCCAAGCGTTTTATCGCCACACCAAAGATATACGATCGTTTTAAAGCTGAGTTTGTACGTGAGATGAAGAAGGCCAGCATGGGCAACCCTTTTGACGAAAACAAGCAACTGGGGCCCTTGGCACGAAACGATATCCGCGAAGATTTGATTGCACAGGTGAATGAATCACTTAACATGGGTGCGCAACTTCTTTGTGGCGGGCTGGTGAATTACGACGACAAAGGTTTTTATTATCCGGCAACGGTATTGAGTAATGTGCAGCCCGGAATGCCGGCCTACCACCAAGAAATGTTCGGCCCAGTGGCAGCGCTCATCAAAGCTAAAGACGAAACCGATACCATTAAAATTGCCAACGACACCAGCTTTGGGCTGGGCGCTGCGGTATTTACTTCGGACATTGAAAAGGGCAGATACCTGGCCGAATTTGAACTGGAGGCAGGCTGCTGTTTTGTAAACGATTTTGTAAAATCGGATCCCCGTTTACCCTTCGGTGGCATAAAGGAAAGTGGTTATGGCCGCGAATTATCCATTTATGGAGCGCATGAGTTTATGAATATAAAAACGGTTTACATTAAATAAATAGAATGACTTTTGAACAGGCCTTGCTAAGAGCTTCGGATATTTGTGCGCGACAAGAAAAGTGTGTTTTCGATATCGAAAAAAAACTTAACAGCTGGAAGGTAGAAGAGCCGGTAGCTGCTAAGGTGATAGATCAATTAATTAAAGAAAAGTTT
Proteins encoded:
- a CDS encoding NAD-dependent succinate-semialdehyde dehydrogenase, which produces MVLKSINPANGELIGEYTEFNAEQFGNIVDRVNRSFKTWSKTGLHRRIDHVKNLADLLSVNKEKLAAIITNEMGKNIAEARAEIDKCAWLCHYYCENIDDFLKVKPIQTDASESYISFRPLGVILAIMPWNFPFWQVFRCAIPTLLAGNTMLLKHASNVSACALAIEELFREADFPNDVFRTVLVSGQKVEKMIAHKSIAAVTLTGSDKAGRSVAQSAGSHLKKCVLELGGSDPYIILDDADLDLAVQTCVKGRLLNAGQSCIGAKRFIATPKIYDRFKAEFVREMKKASMGNPFDENKQLGPLARNDIREDLIAQVNESLNMGAQLLCGGLVNYDDKGFYYPATVLSNVQPGMPAYHQEMFGPVAALIKAKDETDTIKIANDTSFGLGAAVFTSDIEKGRYLAEFELEAGCCFVNDFVKSDPRLPFGGIKESGYGRELSIYGAHEFMNIKTVYIK